A single region of the Methylocystis echinoides genome encodes:
- a CDS encoding enoyl-CoA hydratase-related protein, which translates to MRILFLTSAHNSLSQRLFVELTERGHEIRVSVVANGEEMIEAAAREAPHLIIAPMLKIAVPREVYSRIRCLIVHPGVKGDRGPSSLDWAIIDEELEWGVTILEAAEDFDAGPIWASPEFALDSDPPSKSGLYRGLVTEAALCGVLEAIARIETGEVQSGAWRPEPLSEAMSYARGRLRPPMKQADRAIEWDKDSAATIIRKVRAADSAPGVLSKLLGVECFLYGAHEEDRLKGSPGRILARRDGAICIGARDGAVWISHLKVRSEQAHKEICRLAQTGVGCERCAEEFCAAAGVKLPAIQVLGPLLRDAPERPLPIAAPDDHRTFREIVYREDDKVGYLSFDFYNGAMSTEQCQRLRDAFLYTRSRPTRVIVLLGGRDFWSNGIHLNVIEASDDPAEESWRNINAMDDLVHEVINTMSHVVIAGMRGNAGAGGAILALAADQVFARPSVVLNPHYRGMGELYGSEYWTYLLPKRVGQAKALELTQSCQPLGAPVARKIGFLDDVFGEDMETFERELRLRAMELAQGPQYAARIVEKLHRRLEDELDKPLATYREEELQRMRVNFFGPDPAYHEARRRFVFKGAPPMRFSSEQTLPFRRGNRESATLATAPQSVDRKMPSGRLPENDHTSFHLARAWTDLLQVTIRRLFATAP; encoded by the coding sequence GTGCGCATTCTCTTTTTGACTTCCGCCCATAATAGCCTCAGCCAGCGGCTCTTTGTCGAACTCACTGAGCGCGGTCATGAAATTCGGGTGAGCGTTGTCGCGAATGGCGAGGAGATGATCGAAGCCGCGGCCCGGGAAGCGCCGCATTTGATTATCGCGCCTATGCTTAAGATCGCTGTTCCCCGAGAGGTCTATTCTCGCATTCGCTGTCTGATCGTGCACCCTGGCGTCAAAGGCGATCGGGGCCCGTCATCGCTTGATTGGGCCATTATCGACGAGGAGTTGGAATGGGGCGTGACCATTCTCGAGGCCGCCGAGGATTTCGACGCGGGACCCATTTGGGCGTCCCCGGAATTTGCTCTCGACTCCGATCCGCCGAGCAAAAGCGGCCTGTATCGCGGCCTAGTTACCGAAGCCGCTTTGTGCGGGGTGCTTGAAGCGATTGCGCGGATCGAGACGGGCGAAGTGCAGTCTGGAGCCTGGCGGCCGGAGCCTCTTTCGGAGGCGATGTCCTACGCGCGAGGACGCCTTCGTCCCCCGATGAAACAGGCGGACCGTGCTATTGAATGGGACAAGGACTCGGCGGCGACAATCATCCGGAAAGTGCGCGCGGCCGACAGTGCGCCGGGCGTTCTGAGCAAGCTGCTGGGCGTAGAGTGCTTCCTTTACGGCGCGCATGAAGAGGATCGTCTCAAAGGCTCGCCCGGTCGAATCCTCGCGCGACGCGACGGGGCGATCTGCATCGGCGCCAGAGATGGCGCTGTATGGATTTCCCATCTGAAGGTCAGGAGCGAGCAGGCGCATAAGGAAATCTGCCGCCTGGCTCAGACGGGCGTTGGCTGCGAACGATGCGCGGAAGAGTTCTGCGCCGCCGCCGGGGTCAAATTGCCTGCAATTCAAGTGTTGGGGCCCCTGCTTCGCGACGCGCCCGAGAGGCCGCTGCCCATCGCCGCGCCGGACGACCACCGGACCTTCCGGGAAATCGTCTATCGCGAAGATGACAAGGTCGGCTATCTCTCCTTTGACTTCTACAACGGCGCAATGAGCACGGAGCAATGTCAGCGTCTTCGCGACGCCTTCCTTTACACCCGCTCGCGCCCCACCCGAGTCATCGTCCTGCTTGGCGGACGCGATTTCTGGTCGAACGGCATTCATTTAAACGTGATTGAAGCGAGCGACGACCCGGCCGAAGAGTCGTGGCGGAACATAAACGCCATGGACGATCTGGTCCATGAAGTCATCAACACCATGTCGCATGTCGTGATCGCAGGCATGCGCGGCAACGCCGGCGCGGGCGGGGCGATTCTCGCGCTAGCGGCCGATCAAGTTTTTGCGCGACCCAGCGTTGTTCTTAACCCTCACTACCGTGGCATGGGGGAACTCTATGGTTCCGAATATTGGACTTATTTGCTTCCAAAGCGCGTGGGGCAGGCGAAGGCGCTCGAACTCACACAGTCTTGTCAGCCCCTCGGCGCGCCGGTGGCGCGCAAGATCGGCTTCCTCGACGACGTCTTTGGCGAAGACATGGAGACGTTTGAAAGAGAGTTGAGGTTGCGCGCCATGGAGCTCGCGCAAGGGCCGCAATACGCCGCGCGCATCGTAGAAAAGCTCCATCGACGGCTCGAAGATGAATTGGACAAACCATTGGCCACTTATCGCGAGGAAGAGCTCCAGCGGATGCGGGTGAATTTCTTTGGACCTGATCCTGCCTACCATGAGGCTCGCCGCCGCTTTGTCTTCAAGGGCGCCCCGCCGATGCGTTTCTCAAGCGAACAGACTTTGCCATTCCGGCGCGGCAACCGGGAATCGGCGACTTTGGCAACAGCGCCTCAGAGTGTCGATCGTAAAATGCCATCGGGGCGGTTGCCGGAGAATGACCACACATCATTTCACCTGGCGCGGGCATGGACGGATCTGCTGCAGGTCACAATTCGGCGGCTCTTCGCAACGGCTCCATGA
- a CDS encoding copper resistance CopC family protein, with protein sequence MNRAMFPKARVAAIVALAWAASFPASAHHQFLQKAFPAAKSHASAVSEVRLVFDGKADALFSTMRLRKADGSVVAEITQPEASREMVLPTPTLSQGKYLVEYRVLATDGEIVKGDFFFTVGNDRT encoded by the coding sequence ATGAACAGAGCAATGTTCCCCAAAGCGCGAGTGGCGGCCATAGTCGCCCTTGCCTGGGCGGCGAGTTTTCCTGCTTCCGCCCACCACCAATTCCTGCAAAAGGCTTTTCCCGCGGCGAAATCCCACGCTTCAGCTGTCAGTGAAGTGAGGCTGGTGTTCGATGGCAAAGCCGATGCTTTATTTTCCACCATGAGGCTGAGGAAAGCCGACGGCAGCGTTGTCGCCGAGATCACGCAGCCCGAAGCCTCACGAGAGATGGTATTGCCGACGCCGACGCTTTCGCAAGGGAAATACCTGGTCGAGTATCGCGTGCTCGCCACCGACGGCGAAATTGTGAAAGGCGATTTCTTCTTTACGGTCGGCAACGATCGCACGTAG
- a CDS encoding MarR family transcriptional regulator — protein MTSPAIRTAEILPAYANTIHLVERLHRRLMDLVTDALDRVKIVDVNAVQAIMLYNIADQELTVSELRARDYYTGSNSSYNVKKLVDGGFLHYSKSRVDRRTVRISLGERGKEIHALVAKAYEKHAATVEELGGIQAADFDAVNRSLSRLDRFWSHQIEYRL, from the coding sequence ATGACCAGCCCTGCCATCCGCACCGCTGAAATTCTGCCGGCTTACGCCAATACGATCCATCTGGTGGAGCGCCTGCATCGTCGCCTCATGGATCTCGTGACTGACGCGCTTGACCGCGTCAAGATTGTGGATGTCAACGCCGTCCAGGCGATCATGCTCTACAACATTGCCGATCAGGAGCTGACCGTCTCTGAATTACGCGCCCGTGACTATTACACCGGATCAAACAGCTCCTATAACGTCAAGAAGCTGGTCGACGGCGGCTTCCTCCATTACTCCAAGTCCAGAGTCGACCGCCGCACGGTCCGCATCAGCCTTGGCGAACGCGGTAAAGAAATTCACGCTCTGGTCGCCAAGGCCTATGAGAAGCACGCCGCGACCGTTGAAGAGCTAGGCGGCATCCAAGCCGCGGACTTCGACGCGGTGAACCGTTCACTCTCACGGTTGGATCGTTTCTGGTCGCACCAGATTGAATATCGGCTGTGA
- a CDS encoding metallophosphoesterase family protein, translating to MITVAIGDIHGMYDMLEQLLSEIDAFTARANKAPLKFIFLGDYIDRGPDSLKVVGRLRMIEGPPVICLRGNHEQMMVECEEEPELWRDNGGVQTKRAYRGREDQFEDDKVWMSHLPTSFEDERGFLSTQESNPGSHSLNKQTIRNYG from the coding sequence ATGATAACGGTTGCAATCGGGGACATTCACGGCATGTATGACATGCTGGAGCAGTTGCTGAGCGAAATCGACGCCTTCACAGCTCGAGCAAACAAGGCCCCTCTGAAGTTCATTTTCCTCGGCGATTATATAGATCGCGGCCCTGACTCCTTGAAAGTGGTCGGCCGTCTTCGAATGATTGAAGGGCCACCGGTTATTTGTCTTCGCGGAAATCATGAGCAAATGATGGTCGAGTGTGAAGAAGAACCGGAACTCTGGCGCGATAACGGGGGTGTTCAAACAAAACGAGCCTATAGGGGGCGAGAAGACCAGTTTGAGGATGACAAAGTTTGGATGTCGCACTTGCCGACGTCCTTCGAGGACGAACGCGGATTTTTGTCCACGCAGGAATCAAACCCGGGCAGCCACTCGCTGAACAAACAGACCATACGAAACTATGGATAA